From Abyssibius alkaniclasticus:
TGCTGGTCGGAATGCGCACCTGCCCGCCCATTTCGGCCATTCTTTCGGCAAAGCGCAGATTGGCGGTATTGGCCAGAATGCAGCCATCAATATGCGCCTGGGTGACATCGACCAGCGTGGTTGCCCCTTGCAGCAGCGCCATTTCGCAGATCACCTCCATCGCGATGCGGTTGGCGGTGCCGGTCTCGCCGTTCAGCATGGCGCGGTCGTCCGGGGTCAGCGCCAGCGCATCGGCTTTTGCCCGCGCCAGCGGCAGGCTCTGCCCGTCGATGATCAGCGCCTCGGGCGTGACTTCGGCCGCCTTCGCGGCGCTGGCTTGCGCAAAAGCCTCGGCCCCCAGGCGGACAACCGGCACCGAATGGTCGAACATTTTGGCGGCAATCATTGCGCCCAGCGTGACAACATCCTCGCTTTCGCGAAACACAAAGGCGGCGGGGGCGGTGCCGTTCAGCGCCATATCGAGCATGACACCGCTGCCGGAACACGAGCCGCGCGTGGTGGGCATGACCAGCACCTTACCGGCGAGCGACTGGCCATGCAGCGGATGGTAGGCGTCAATCACCAGCCCGCTGAGCGGGTCCACCCCGCCCCAAAAGCTGAGCCCTTCGGCGCTGGCCAGAACCGGGCCTTCAGCCGTGCCTGCAATGATGCTGCGATGGCTCATTTGACCACGAAACCATGCGCAAACGGGTCGCGGTCATCAATGAAGATGGTGTTGAACCCCGTCACCCGCGCCCATCCGGCGATGGAGGGGATGATGGCGGGCCTGCCCGCAACCGTCGTTGCCGCCTCGACCCGGCCTTTGAACAGCGAGCCGATGATGCTTTCATGCACAAAATCATCGCCCGGCTTCAGCTTGCCCTTGGCCGCAAGCTGCGCCATGCGCGCCGATGTGCCGGTGCCGCAGGGCGAACGGTCTATCGCCTTGTCACCATACAGCACGGCATTGCGGCCATGCGCGGCGGCATCGCGCGGCGCGCCGGTCCACAGAATATGGCTGAGCCCGTTGATCGCCGGGTGTTCGGGGTGGATGAATTCATACTTGGCATTCAGCGCATCGCGCAGCTTGCGGCCAAGGCCAACAAGGTCGCCCGCCGCGTAATCGGCCATATCGGCATAGTTTTTCTGCGGCTCGACAATCGCGTAGAAATTGCCGCCATAGGCGACATCGACGACGATTTCGCCAAGGCCCGCAACATCCGCGGTCAGCCCTTCGGAATGCAGAAAGCCCGGCACATTGGTCAGCCGCACTTCCTCAACGAACCGCCCCTCCTGGCGATAGGTCACATCCACGCGTCCAGCAGGCGTGTCGAGCCGCAATGTGCCGGGGGTGGCGGGGCGGATCAGCCCGTTTTCCAGCGCGATCGTCACCGTGCCGATCGTGCCATGCCCGCACATCGGCAGGCAGCCCGAGGTTTCGATGAACAAAACGCCGATGTCGCAATCATCACGCGCAGGCGGATAGAGGATGGCGCCCGACATCTGGTCGTGCCCGCGCGGCTCGAACATCAATCCGGTGCGGATCCAGTCATGCCTGGCCAGAAAATCGGCGCGGCGTTCCAGCATTGTGGCGCCTTGCAGAAGCGGCGCGCCGCCGGTGACAAGGCGCACGGGGTTGCCGCAGGTATGCCCGTCGATGCAGGGGAAGGTGTATTGGGTCATGATGCTCTCGTGAAACGCTGGGGCGAAAAGGCGGCAAGGTCGATCTGCGCGGGCCTGCCTTCCAGCATATCGGCAATAATGGCCGCCGTGCCGGTTGACTGGGTCAGCCCCAGATGGCCGTGGCCAAAGGCGCAAATCGTGTTGGGCTGGCGGGCAAGCGGGCCAAGGGCGGGCAGGCTGTCGGGCAGCGATGGTCGAAAGCCCATCCATTGTTTGCCGCCTTCAATATTCAGCCCCGGCAGAAAGCGTTTTGCCTTTTTCAGCATCGCATCGGCGCGGGCATAGTTGGGGGGAAGGCTCAGCCCGCCAAGCTCGACCGCGCCGCCCACGCGAATGCCTGATGTCAGCGAGGTGATCACAAAGCCATGCCCGCCAAAGGTGACTTGTGTTTTCAGTTCGAAGGCATCGGCGGGCAGGGTGGTGTTATAGCCCCGCTCGGTTTCCAGCGGAATTCTTGCGCCAGCCGTGCGCGCCAGCAGATGAGAATGCGCGCCTGCCGCCAGCACGATGCGCCCGGTCAGCGGCCCGGCGCTTGTCTCAATGCCGGTCGCGGTCAGCCTGGTTGCCTGAGCAATGATAATCTTGCCGCCCGATGCCCTGAAAGCATCGGCCAGGGCCAGTGTATAGTCGCGCGGATCGGTGATCGAACACCAGTCGGGCGTAAAGCTGGCATGGGTGAAGCGCGCATCCAGCCCCGGTTGGATTTCGGCAATCTCATCGCCTTTGACATGGCGAAAGGCAATGCCAGCCGCCTTGCGCGCATCCCAGCCGGGCAACGAGGCCCTGAATTCCTTTTCGCCCTCATACACCTGCAACTGGCCGCGCTTTTGCAGCATATGCGCCAGTTTCTGGCGGGTCAGGAACGGGGTGAGCGTGGCGGTGCTGTGCGCCATCAGCGCGGTTTGTGCCTCGGTGCTGGCGGCAACACGCGCCGCCCGGCTTGCGCGCCAGAAGCGCAGCATCCAGGGGGTGATCTTGAGCGCATAGCGCGGCGGCACCGATAGCGGGCCAAGCGGGTCGAGCAGCCATCTGGGCGCCTGGCGGATGATACGCGGCGAGGCGAGCGGCAGAATATCGCTGAAGGCAAAGGCACCGGCATTGCCCGCCGATGCCCCCGCCGCGGGCGCGTCACGTTCCACCACGCAAACATCCAGCCCGCGCGCCTGTGCTTCAAGCGCGATCGACAGGCCAACGACACCCGCGCCGATGACAACAACTTTATCGCTGCACACTACCGCACACTGGCCAGAAATTTTTGCGTTTCCGGGTGCTGCGGTGCGCCAAAGAATTCCTTGGGTGCGGCGACCTCGGCCAGAATGCCCTTGTGGAAAAACGCCACGCGGTTGGAGACATCGCGCGCAAAGCCCATTTCATGGGTGACGCAGATCATCGTCATCCCCTCATCGGCCAGCAGTTTCAGCGTGTCCAGCACCTCGCCCACCAATTGCGGGTCAAGCGCCGATGTCACCTCGTCAAACAGCATATAGGCCGGGTTCATGGCCAGCGCGCGGGCAATGGCCATACGCTGCTGCTGCCCGCCCGACAGGCGGCCGGGATAGACCTTGAGCTTGTCGCCAAGCCCGACATGATTGAGCTGCTTGACGGCAATCGCCTCCGCCTCGCCCCTGGCCATGCCCAGCACCTTGCGCGGGGCAAGGGTGACGTTTTCCAGCACGGTGAGGTGCGGGAAGGCGTTGAACTGCTGGAACACGATGCCGATCTTGCGGCGCAGCTTGTTCAGGTCGGTCGATTTGGCATGAACTTCGGTGCCATCGACCAGAATCTTGCCGCTATTGATTGGCTCCAGCCCGTTGATGCAGGTCAGCAGGGTGGATTTGCCCGACCCCGAGCCGCCGATCACCGAAACGACCTCGCCTTTTTCCACCGTCAGATCAACGCCCTTCAGCACTTCGAGCGGGCCAAAGGATTTGTGGACGTTTTTAATCTCAATCATTTTCGCGCCACCTTTTTTCGAGTTGGCCGCCAAGCCGGGCAATGGGAAAGCTGATAAGGAAGTAGATTGCACCAGCGACGATAAGGATGAACATCGGCTCTTGCAGCCGGGTGATAAGGGTTTGCGACTGTTTCAGAAGCTCAAACACCCCGATGAAGCCGACAAGGGCCGAGTCTTTCATCACGCCAAGTGTCAGGCCAATCCAACTGGGCAGGCCGACACGCAGCGCCATCGGAAAGACGATCTGGCGCATGTCTTGCGCCCATGTCATGCCCAGCGACCGGGCCGCGCGGCGGGTTGTGCCGGGCACGGCCGCTATGGCCCCGCGCACAATTTCGGTGCAATAGGCCGAGGTATAAAGCGCCAGCACGATGCAAGACGTGGTGAAGGCCGAAATCCCCAGCCCGACGATGGCCTGAAACGCATTGGCCAGCACAAGCTGGATGAGCAGCGGCACCGAGCGGAACAGATCCAGCACAAAAACCAGCGGCAGGGTGAACCACGGGTTGACCTGGCTGCGGATAACGCCGAAGAGCAGGCCAAGCAGCGTGCCGCCGATCACGGCAATCGCGGTCACTTCAAGCGTGATCAGCGCGCCCTGTCCCATGAATCTCAGATCGTTGAGGGTTAATCCCGTTTCAAACATGATCGCCCCCTCAATATCTGAACATGCGCGCGGCCATCAGCCTTGCACCAATGGTTACGGCTTTGGCGATGACGTAATAGATCACCGCCGCGATGGCGAAAAACTCGAATGTTCTGAAGCTGCGATTGTTCCAGTCTTGCGTGACGCCCATCAAATCGGTGTTCATGCCAACGGTCACGCCAAGCGAGGTCATCAGAATCGCCCAGACCATCTGGTTGGTGGTTGGCAGAAACGCGATGCGGAACATTTGCGGCATCACGATCAGCCGGAAGGCCTGAACCGGCCCCATGCCCAGCGAACGGGCCGAGCGGATTTGCGTGCCGGGGATGGCGCGCAGGGCACCACGGAATGTTTCGGCCAGATACCCGGCATTGTTGAAGGCGATACCCGCCAGCAGCGACAGATAGGGGTTGAGATATATGCCGAATGTGCCAAGCCCGAAATGCGCCATGTAAATCTGGAACAAAGCGGGTGTGTTGCGGGCAACCTCTACCCAGGCCGTGGCCGGGGCGCGCACAAGGCGCGACTTGGCGTTGCGTCCAACGGCCAGAAGCACCGCAAATGCAATGCCGATAGCCATAGACAAGAGCGCGATCTGCAAAGTGACAAGCGCGCCGTCGAGCATTTCGGGCAGGCCGCGCAGGGCTTGTTTCCATTGAAACGTATAATTGAACATCGTCGCCCTTAAAGTGAGAGTTCAGGGGAAGGCCGGGGCACCGCTTGGGCCCCCCGGCCAGTTTAGCGCATGTGAAGCGCCTAGCGATAGACGTTCGATACGGTCAGGTCGGGCGCAGCACCGCCTACCCATTTTTCATACAGTTCCTGGTAGCGGCCCGTGCGCACCTGCTGGTTGATGAACAGATCAAGATAGTTCAGCAAACCATATTCCTGACGCAGCGCAATCAGGGCAACATAATCAACCAGATAAGGCGCATCGCCCTTGATGACGAGGCCGTCATACTGACCCGAGGCAATGATTGCCGAGGCCACGGTCGAGGTGACGACAGTGGCTTCGATCTGCCCCTGTGACAGGGCCAGGAACACATCGGCCTGTGTCTGGTAAGGACGGAAGGTGCCGTCGCCCCAGGCTTCGATACTGTCTTCAAGCTGGATGCCTTCATAGGTGCCGGAAACCGAACCCACGGTCCGGCCGGCCAGGTCGTCATAGGTTTCAATGCCGGCATCTTCGCGGGTCAGCACCACATTGGTGAAGGCGAAGTAAGGAATGGTGAAGCCGGCGGTTTTGGCCCGTTCCAGCGTGTCCGAGGTCGAGGCAACGCCCACATCGACCCGGCCCGAAACCAGCGCAGGAATACGGTCGGGGAAGGGGGTTTCGACGATCACCGCTTCAACGCCCAGTGCGGCGGCAAGGTCGCGGCAATAGTCAACGTCAAAGCCAATCGGGTTATTGTCGGCATCGCGCGAGCCCATTGGCGGGAAGTCCAGCACCACGGCGCAGCGCAATTCGCCCGAGGCCATAATGTCATCAAGCTTGTCAGCAAAGGCACCCGAGGCCGACGCAACGAATGTTGCGGCAAGCAGGCTGCCCGAAATGAACGATAGTTTCATCATTCTCTCTCCCTAGTAGCGGTTATGTCGATTCGTTTGGTTACTATGTGGCCGCGCGGCGCAATACGCAATGAAAATAATCTTTGTATACACGTTGTGTGCTAGATTTTCCGTTGCGCCGCGCGCATTTCAAGGCATCAGTCCGCCAGATCTTGCGGCAAAAGCTCTGTCGGCATGTTCTGATAAGCGACCGGGCGCAGAAAACGCCGGATCGACAGGGTGCCAACGCTGGTTGCGCCAAAGTTGGTGCTGGCCGGATAGGGGCCGCCATGCACCATCGAATCAACCACCTCAACGCCGGTGGGAAAGCCGTTGACAAGCAGGCGGCCCGCCTTGCGTTCCAGCACTGGGCGCAGGGCCTTGGCGGCTGGCATGTCGCCGGCATCCATGTGCAGTGTTGCCGTCAACTGCCCCTCAAACCCTTTGGCCAGCGCAACCATTTCATCAATCGAACCAACGCGCACCACAAGGCCGAGCGGGCCGAACACTTCATGCCCAAGGCCTGCATCGGCCATAAAGGCTTCGCCCGTGGTTTCAAACAGGGCGGGCGCGGCTGACCGGCCCGTTAACGGTGTGTTGACAACCGCGCGCACGGCGTTGCGCGTGGCCATCTGGCTTTGCCCGTCATGAAAGGCCTGGGCGATGCCGTCGGTCAGCATGGTTTGCGGGGCAACCTTGTTCAGCGCCTCTTGCGTGGCGGCCACAAAACCATCGGCTTCGGGGCCATCCACCACCACGGCAATGCCCGGATTGGTGCAAAACTGCCCGGCACCCATTGTCAGCGAGCCCGCCCAGCCCTGGCCCAGGCTTTCGCCCCGCGCAGCAGCGGCGGCGGGCAGAACAAACATCGGGTTGACCGAGCCAAGCTCGCCGAAAAACGGGATGGGTTCCGGGCGTGCGGCGCAGAGGTTGAACAGCGCACGGCCCCCGGCAAGGCTGCCGGTAAAGCCAACCGCCTTGATCAGCGGGTGCTGCACAACCGCCTGGCCAACGTCGCGCGTGCCACCCTGAATGAGCGAAAACACCCCTTTGGGCATGTTGCAACGCTCAACCGCCGCCCTGATCGCCTCGGCGACAATCTCGCTGGTGCCGGGATGGGCGGAATGCCCTTTGACCACAACCGGGCAGCCCGCCGCCAAAGCCGCGGCGGTATCGCCCCCCGCCACGGAAAAGGCCAACGGAAAGTTGGATGCGCCAAACACCGCCACCGGGCCGATGGGCTGTTGAACCATCACAATCTCGGGGCGCGGGGCGGGCTGGCGTTCGGGCTGGGCAGTATCGTGGCGCTTGTCCAGATAGGTGCCGGCTTCGATATGGCTGGCAAACAGGCGCAGCTGGCCGGTTGTGCGGCCACGTTCGCCCTGCAGGCGCGCAACCGGCAGCCCGGTTTCGGAGGTGCCGATTTCGGTAATCGCCTCGGCGCGGGCCTCAATCTCATCGGCAATCGCGTTCAGAAAGGCGGCGCGACTGGCGCGGCTGGTATAGGCATAGGTCCAGAACGCATCTTCCGCCGCGCGGCAGGCCTGGTCGACCAGATCAACGGTGCCAGCCGAAAAATCGAAGGCCGGCCCGCTTGCGGGCTCGGACTTGAAGGTCGCACCGCCGCCAACCCAAGCGCCCGCGATCAAATGTTTTCCATGTGGGGTAAAGCTCATCTGCCTGTCCTGTTTTGTAATGCTATGGGGCGCGGCATCGGCCTTGCCCTTGTCCGGTTTCTTGCATACTACATGTATACAAGATTACAAGCCTTGCAGCAACGCAATCCGAAAGGGCAGGATATGAGCGCCGCAAAATCAGTTACCAGCGCCGAGTTGACCGAGACCGTCACCGCGATTTTCCGCAAGATCGGCTTTAATGCCACGCAGGCCGGGCCAATGGCCAGGGTAATTGTGGCAGGCGAGCGTGATGCCTGCAAGTCGCACGGGATATACCGGATCGAAGGATGTCTGCGCACGCTGAAAATGGGCAAGGTCAGGCCCGATGCCCAGCCGGTTCTGCATGTCGATGACAGCGCGATCATCCGTGTCGATGCCGGGTTCGGCTATGCCAATGCGGCTTTCGAGCTTGGCGCACCCGCATTGGCAGAGCGCGCCAAAAAGCTGGGCCTTGCCGCGCTTCTGATCAATGACTGCACGCATTTCTCGGCACTTTGGCCCGAGGTCGAGGCGCTGGCCGATATGGGGCTGAGTGCGATGGCCATGTGCCCGAGCTATGCTTCGGTTGCGCCCGTTGGCGGCTCCAAACCGCTTTTCGGCACCAACCCCTTTGCCTTTGCCTGGCCGCGCGCCGGCCAGCACCCCTATGTGTTCGACTTCGCCACCAGCGTGGCCGCGCGGGGCGAAATCGAGCTGCATCGCCGCGCGGGCACCAGGTTGCCCGAAGGCTGGGCGGTGGATGTGGATGGCAAGCCCACAACCGACCCCGATGCCGCACTTGCCGGTGCCATGCTGCCCTTTGGCGGGCATAAAGGCTCGGCCATTTCCACGATGATCGAGCTTCTGGCGGGGGTGATGATCGGCGATCTGACCAGCCCCGAGGCATTGGACTATCTGGGCACGACCAGCATTGCGCCGCGTCATGGCGAGTTGATTCTGGCCTTCAGCCCGGAGCGTTTTGCCGCCACGCGCGGGGCGAACAGCCTGTCACGCGCCGAAAACCTGTTCGAGGCCATCATCGGGCAGGGGGCGCGCCTGCCGTCGCAACGGCGCTTTGCGGCGCGCGCCCAATCCGAAGCGACGGGCATTCAGCTTACGGCTGATGAATGCGCGCAGCTCGAACGTTTCGCCAGGCTGGGGCTCGACGCAATCTAACCAAACGGAAAAGGCCCGCGCGATGCGGGCCTTTGTTGCTTTTCTGGCGCCTAGGCGGCGTATTTCGTTACAGCGCCGGGCTGTTTGGACCATTCACCATACCAAGCATCGAACAATGCAAGCTGGCGTTCGGCAAAGCCGCGCTGGCTGGCTGAAAGCACATCGGTTTCAATGAAGTTCAGCGCAAATTCGCTATGGCCCTTCAGCACCATCAGATGTTTGAAATACAATACAAGGTCGGTGCCTTCGTCGAATTTCGACAGAACAGCAAGCGCGGCTTCCAACTCCAACGCACGGGCGCGTGCCTCGGCATCGCCCGCCGCGGCAGCCTGGCTGAGCGCCACCAGATGCAACACTTCGCGCGGCAGCACATTGCCGATGCCGGTTATCGCGCCGGTCGCGCCGCAATTCACAAAGCCGTGGAAGACCTGCGTATCCACACCGATCATCAGCGAAACCTCGTCATCCTGGCTGGTAATGTATTCGGCGGCATAGGACATATCGGCAGCCCCGCCAAATTCCTTGAAGCCGATCAGGTTCTTGTGGTCGCGGCGGAGTTCAAAGAACAGATCGGCGCGGGTCGCAAAACCGTAATAGGGGCTGTTATAGATCACGGCGGGCAGATCGGGGGCTGCGGCAAGAATTGCCTTGAAATGGGCGCGCTGGGCGGGAATGGAACTGCCGCGCGACAGCACGCGCGGAATAACCATCAGCCCCTTGGCACCAACCTTCTGGGCATGGGCGGCATGGGCAATGGCGCTGGCCGAGTTGACCGCCCCCGTGCCGACAATTACCGGCAGGCCGGCGGCAACCAGCCGCTCGACCCCTTCCATGCGCTGTGCATCGCTCAGCAAGGGCCAATCGCCCATCGAGCCGCAATAGACAACCGCCGACATGCCGGCGGCAATCATCGCTTCACCCGTGCGCACGAGCGCATCGAAATCGGGGCTGCGGTCGGCTTTGCAGGGGGTCATCAGGGCGGGAATGGTCCCGGAAAAAATGCTGGCGGTCATCGCGGTCTCCTTCGATGTCAAACGTGGTGCAATTTTGCTGACGGGTGCAGGGCTGTCGCCCCGAATCCCGTCTGATCGCGCTGCATTATATCCATTGTATTTTATTTGTCGACACAATTAGGTTCAGCAAGACATTTTTCGGTCTGCGCGCCGCTGGCCACCACCGCGGCGCTTGATCCGTTGCCCCAAACTGGCTATTCAATGTGTCGACACAAAGGATTTAATATGCCGAACGCCCAGGCCACCAAAAAGACAGACCGCAAGCGTGGCTCGGGGGTCAAGCATGTTTATGACGTGCTGCGCGATGAAATCATCGGGCTGGAACTGGCCCCCGGCAGCCCGATCGACGAAATCCAGCTTGCCGAACGCTTTGTCATGTCGCGCACACCGATCCGCGAAGCACTGGTAAAGCTGGCGGGCGAGGGGCTGGTGATGACCCTGCCCAACCGCTCGACCGTTGTGTCGCATATCGACTTCTTGAACCTGCACACCTTCTTTGATGCGCTCACGCTCATGTATCGCGTCACCACGCGGCTGGCGGCGCAATACCATACGCCCGATGACCTGCCCCAGATCCGCGCGCTTCAGGCCGCGTTTGCCAAGGCCGTGGACGAGCAGAACGCGCTGGAGATGATTGCAAGGAACCGCGACTTTCATGCCGCCATCGCCGTGGCCGGGCGCAACACCTATTACGAAGGGCTGTTCATTCGACTGCTCGATGAGGGGCGGCGGATTCTGCGGCTCTATTATTCGTCCTTCGACGACCAGCTTCCGCAGCAATATGTGACCGAGCATGAGGATATCATCGCCGCGATTGCCGCGCGCGATGTCGAGGCGGCAGACCGGATTGTCAGCAATCATGCCGACCAGATTGTGAAGCAGATTCAAAAGCTGGTTTCGCAGGACCGCCGGCAAAAGATTGCGCTTTAGCTAGCTGCGGGCTGTAAATTCATAGCGCGTGATCTGCCTGTAGGTATCGCCGGGGCGCAAAACCGGCTGCGGGAAATGCGCATGGTTTATGGCATCGGGCCAGAATTGCGGCTCCAGGCACAGGCCGGCGCGCGCGCTGTATCGCCGCCCGTCCAGGCCCTGTGCGGGCAGGTCTATGTGATCGGCGGTATAAAACTGGATCCCCGGCTCGGTGCTGTAAACCGCCATTGAAACCGCCGCACTGGCAACGCGCGCCGCAAGCTGCGGGCTGGTGTAGCGCCCGGCGGCAAGGCAATAATTGTCATCGGCAGGCTGGCTGCCGATTTCGCGCATCTGGCGAAAGTCGCGCATGGTGTTCCTGACGGGTTTGAGCCTGCCGGTCGGGATCCGTTCGTCATCGGTTGCCGTGATATGGTCCGAGAAGATTTGCAGGCGATGGCCGTCGATCGTGGCACTGCCATCAAGGTTGAAATAACTGTGCAGAGCGAGGTTCACCAAAGTCGGCGCATCTGTCGTGGCGGTCAGCTCGCAGACAAGGCTGCGCGCAACAAGCCGATAGGTGCAACTGGCGCGCAGCGTGCCGGGATAACCACCTTCACCGGCGGGCGCGCAAAGGGTGAGCGTGACGAAATCTTCGCCATATCCGGCCAGTTTCCAGATTTTCTGGCTGAACCCTTGCGGGCCGCCATGCAGGTGGTGGCGCGCGCCGTCTGCCAGCGCAAGCTGATAATCCTGCCCGTCGAGCCGAAAGCGCCCCTGGGCGATACGGTTGGCGCACCGGCCCGCTATCGCGCCGAAATAGGGCGAATGCGTGGCATAATCGGCGGCCGAATTCAGGCCAAGCACCAAGGGTAAATCATGGCCCGACAGGCGCAGATCGCGGATCACGGCGCCAAAGGTCAGGATCTCGGCGCGCAGATCGGCACTGCCCAGGGTAATTTTCTGCACCATCTTGCCATCGGGCAGCGCCCCGAAATTTTCAACCACCATGCCGGCCCCGTCAATTTTTTCTTGCGCTGAACTCAACGGTTTGCCGCGCAAATGGTCAAGCCCGCCACGGCGATGGCAATGTTTTTATAGCCAGATGCCCAACTTTGTTGCAGGTTAAGCCAGGGTTTGTCAAAAATAGCCCAAAAAATAGGAGGATGTTATGAAACTGATGACCAAAGCCGCTCTGGCGGCCAGCCTTGCCTTTGCCGCACCTGCAAGCGCGGAAGAGGCGAGCTATGTGCTTGCAACGGCCTCGACCGGCGGCACCTATTATCCGGTTGGGGTGGCGCTGGCCACGCTGGTGAAGGTGAAGCTCGAGCCCGGCATGAACATTGCCATGTCGGCGATCAGCTCGGCCGGGTCAGGCGAGAATATTCGCCTGTTGCGTGAAGGCGAGGCGCAATTTGCCATTTTGCAGGGGCTTTATGGCTATTACGCCGCCTCGGGCACCGGCCCGCTGGAGGAGGCCGGCGCGCAGGGCAATCTGCGTTCAGTCACCATGCTGTGGCAGAATGTGGAGCAGTTCGTTGTGGCCAGCGACCGTGCGACCACCGGCACGATGGCCGATTTCGTGGCGCTTGAAGGCACATCGGTGGCGCTTGGCGCACAGAACTCCGGCACGCTTGGTTCCAACAGCACGCTTCTGGCAGGGCTGGGTGTCGATATCGAAACCGCCTATGACCTTGTTTATGGCGGCTATGGCCCGGCGGCTGAGGCGCTGCAAAACGGGCAGGTGACCGGCATTTCCACACCTTCCGGTGTGCCAACCGGCGCGCTCAGCCAGCTTTTCGCCTCGGCGGGCGACAGCGTGACCATGCTCGACTTCACCGATGAGGAAATGGCCGCCGCCGATGGCGGCCGCGAGCTTTGGACGCGCTTTGTCATTCCGGCCGGCACCTATCCCGGCCAGGAGGCCGATATCGCCACGGTTGCACAGCCGAACTTTCTGGCGGTAAATGATGATGTGTCCGAAGAGAATGTCTATCTGATCACCAAGACG
This genomic window contains:
- a CDS encoding aldose epimerase family protein, whose amino-acid sequence is MVVENFGALPDGKMVQKITLGSADLRAEILTFGAVIRDLRLSGHDLPLVLGLNSAADYATHSPYFGAIAGRCANRIAQGRFRLDGQDYQLALADGARHHLHGGPQGFSQKIWKLAGYGEDFVTLTLCAPAGEGGYPGTLRASCTYRLVARSLVCELTATTDAPTLVNLALHSYFNLDGSATIDGHRLQIFSDHITATDDERIPTGRLKPVRNTMRDFRQMREIGSQPADDNYCLAAGRYTSPQLAARVASAAVSMAVYSTEPGIQFYTADHIDLPAQGLDGRRYSARAGLCLEPQFWPDAINHAHFPQPVLRPGDTYRQITRYEFTARS
- a CDS encoding GntR family transcriptional regulator; translation: MPNAQATKKTDRKRGSGVKHVYDVLRDEIIGLELAPGSPIDEIQLAERFVMSRTPIREALVKLAGEGLVMTLPNRSTVVSHIDFLNLHTFFDALTLMYRVTTRLAAQYHTPDDLPQIRALQAAFAKAVDEQNALEMIARNRDFHAAIAVAGRNTYYEGLFIRLLDEGRRILRLYYSSFDDQLPQQYVTEHEDIIAAIAARDVEAADRIVSNHADQIVKQIQKLVSQDRRQKIAL
- a CDS encoding TAXI family TRAP transporter solute-binding subunit, with amino-acid sequence MKLMTKAALAASLAFAAPASAEEASYVLATASTGGTYYPVGVALATLVKVKLEPGMNIAMSAISSAGSGENIRLLREGEAQFAILQGLYGYYAASGTGPLEEAGAQGNLRSVTMLWQNVEQFVVASDRATTGTMADFVALEGTSVALGAQNSGTLGSNSTLLAGLGVDIETAYDLVYGGYGPAAEALQNGQVTGISTPSGVPTGALSQLFASAGDSVTMLDFTDEEMAAADGGRELWTRFVIPAGTYPGQEADIATVAQPNFLAVNDDVSEENVYLITKTIYENLAFLQAIHPATKAMMIEAAIAGLPVPLHPGAARYYQEVGIEIPARLIAN